A window of the Parambassis ranga chromosome 17, fParRan2.1, whole genome shotgun sequence genome harbors these coding sequences:
- the LOC114449966 gene encoding uncharacterized protein LOC114449966 gives MHFCVIFILMLCRLSRAVPVPVDTIIVQIQWGVVGNQRLVEQVLLNGAALSSTSQEVSSIIQTMSADTVLPALISVNHTSPLRNHTILHSRECILEGSQLHWADRVFYDGEVYLTLDHDEVWTAHVPQALTLKGLLTDQEAQRKQAERIRLQEGCMKLMRELRLSEEPSSISSVAEIPLPQLVIPILALLTFTGLILVSLLLSKNHGMRHPGGVIGSIIHYPKDMSEVPPETKGCGYRTL, from the exons ATgcatttctgtgtcatttttatctTGATGTTGTGCCGTTTGTCACGGGCTGTTCCTGTCCCTGTAG ACACCATTATTGTCCAGATCCAATGGGGAGTGGTTGGAAATCAGCGGCTAGTTGAGCAGGTTCTCCTCAATGGAGCTGCTCTGTCCAGCACCAGCCAGGAAGTCAGCAGCATCATCCAAACCATGTCAGCTGACACGGTCCTCCCAGCTCTTATCAGCGTCAACCACACTTCACCActga GAAACCACACCATTCTCCATTCTCGAGAATGCATTTTGGAGGGCTCTCAGCTGCACTGGGCTGACCGTGTGTTTTACGATGGCGAGGTGTATCTCACTCTGGACCATGATGAGGTGTGGACGGCCCACGTACCGCAGGCACTGACCCTCAAAGGGCTGTTGACGGACCAGGAAGCACAGCGCAAACAAGCAGAGAGGATCCGTCTGCAGGAGGGGTGCATGAAGCTGATGAGAGAGCTGAGGCTTTCAGAGGAGCCATCAAGTATATCATCAG TTGCAGAGATTCCTTTGCCTCAGCTTGTGATCCCAATCTTGGCCCTTCTGACGTTTACCGGACTCATTTTAgtcagcctcctcctctccaaaaACCATG GTATGAGGCACCCTGGAG GTGTTATTGGCTCAATCATACATTATCCCAAAGATATGAGTGAAGTGCCTCCAGAGACAAAAGGCTGTGGATACCGTACGTTATAA